A region from the Rhodamnia argentea isolate NSW1041297 chromosome 7, ASM2092103v1, whole genome shotgun sequence genome encodes:
- the LOC115732596 gene encoding glutathione S-transferase F9-like isoform X2: MSRYQRKLKSQSPFQFTLATFLTDVQVSFRLHSRLWCVSCVGIKICLSTSYFIDTESRAIARYYAEKYKHQGTDLLGKTIEERGLVEQWLEVEAHSYNPPINDLAHEIVVGPLRGLTPDPKLIKENEEKLGKVLDIYEERLSKSKYLAGDFFSLADLSHLPMTQYLVGKMEKEYLIRDRKNVSAWWDDISSRPSWKKVVELWPGLY, translated from the exons ATGAGTAGATACCAGAGGAAGTTGAAAAGTCAGAGTCCATTTCAGTTTACATTAGCTACTTTCCTGACCGAT GTGCAGGTCTCTTTTAGGTTGCATTCTAGATTATGGTGCGTTTCATGTGTGGGGATCAAGATTTGTCTGTCTACTTCCTATTTTATTGATACAGAATCGCGGGCCATAGCAAGATATTATGCCGAGAAATACAAGCACCAAGGGACCGACCTGCTGGGGAAGACGATAGAGGAAAGGGGGCTCGTCGAGCAGTGGCTTGAAGTCGAGGCCCATAGCTACAACCCGCCGATCAATGACCTCGCCCACGAAATCGTCGTGGGCCCATTAAGGGGACTTACCCCGGATCCGAAGCTGATCAAAGAGAACGAGGAGAAGCTCGGTAAGGTGCTGGACATCTACGAGGAGAGGCTGTCGAAGAGCAAGTACCTGGCGGGGGATTTTTTTAGCCTCGCCGACCTGAGCCACCTCCCGATGACGCAGTACTTGGtggggaaaatggaaaaggagtACTTGATAAGGGACCGGAAGAATGTAAGTGCGTGGTGGGATGATATCTCGAGCAGGCCTTCCTGGAAGAAGGTCGTCGAGCTCTGGCCCGGTCTGTATTAG
- the LOC115732596 gene encoding glutathione S-transferase F9-like isoform X1, whose protein sequence is MVVKVFGPDYGNPKRVLVCLIEKGVEFETVPLDLFKGENRAPEFLKLQPFGSVPVIQDGDYTLFESRAIARYYAEKYKHQGTDLLGKTIEERGLVEQWLEVEAHSYNPPINDLAHEIVVGPLRGLTPDPKLIKENEEKLGKVLDIYEERLSKSKYLAGDFFSLADLSHLPMTQYLVGKMEKEYLIRDRKNVSAWWDDISSRPSWKKVVELWPGLY, encoded by the exons atggtggtgAAGGTGTTCGGGCCTGATTACGGAAACCCCAAGCGGGTGCTGGTGTGCTTGATTGAGAAGGGCGTCGAGTTCGAGACCGTCCCTCTCGATCTCTTCAAGGGCGAGAACAGAGCCCCTGAATTCCTCAAGCTCCAG CCCTTCGGATCAGTCCCTGTGATTCAAGATGGAGACTATACTCTGTTCG AATCGCGGGCCATAGCAAGATATTATGCCGAGAAATACAAGCACCAAGGGACCGACCTGCTGGGGAAGACGATAGAGGAAAGGGGGCTCGTCGAGCAGTGGCTTGAAGTCGAGGCCCATAGCTACAACCCGCCGATCAATGACCTCGCCCACGAAATCGTCGTGGGCCCATTAAGGGGACTTACCCCGGATCCGAAGCTGATCAAAGAGAACGAGGAGAAGCTCGGTAAGGTGCTGGACATCTACGAGGAGAGGCTGTCGAAGAGCAAGTACCTGGCGGGGGATTTTTTTAGCCTCGCCGACCTGAGCCACCTCCCGATGACGCAGTACTTGGtggggaaaatggaaaaggagtACTTGATAAGGGACCGGAAGAATGTAAGTGCGTGGTGGGATGATATCTCGAGCAGGCCTTCCTGGAAGAAGGTCGTCGAGCTCTGGCCCGGTCTGTATTAG